The following coding sequences lie in one Thalassoglobus polymorphus genomic window:
- a CDS encoding PP2C family protein-serine/threonine phosphatase, translating to MPSDAGQSPLDPSQEVTDFNPRLADTVEMDALPLQPEKPVPPKLTEVSQTQLGNGEAIWVSIKSPAKPTENEDSVTAFSIGSQRGLLVVADGLGGHRGGKAASQSVMRGLQKAFSDSDDFHEQTEITISGSLKVLVGMPTALTDTDYRSMILDQIETTNRRLLSGRTGAATTLALVEIAGNRIRTYHVGDSPILVVSQRGQIKHETIAHSPVGYAVEAGLLSEKEAISHEDRHLVSNVVGAKDMSVELGPWVNLAARDTVLLASDGLFDNLLSVEIVNRIRSGSLRKGVLELANLALERMSDPQPKLPSKPDDLTILAYRRLPPRKLKKREES from the coding sequence ATGCCGAGCGACGCAGGACAAAGTCCGCTTGATCCGTCTCAAGAGGTCACCGATTTCAATCCGCGTCTCGCCGATACGGTTGAAATGGATGCGCTTCCGCTTCAGCCCGAGAAACCGGTTCCGCCAAAACTAACCGAAGTTTCACAAACTCAACTCGGCAACGGGGAGGCGATTTGGGTCTCGATCAAATCTCCGGCAAAGCCGACTGAGAATGAAGATTCGGTAACAGCGTTTTCAATCGGATCACAACGTGGGTTACTTGTTGTCGCTGATGGACTTGGTGGACACCGTGGCGGCAAAGCGGCGTCGCAGTCGGTCATGCGAGGATTGCAGAAAGCGTTTTCTGATTCCGACGACTTTCATGAGCAAACTGAAATCACCATTAGCGGTAGCCTGAAGGTTCTCGTTGGAATGCCAACAGCCTTGACCGATACCGACTATCGCTCCATGATTCTCGACCAGATTGAAACGACCAATCGCCGCTTGCTCAGTGGTCGCACTGGTGCGGCCACAACTTTAGCTTTGGTCGAAATCGCAGGAAATCGAATTCGGACTTACCATGTTGGGGACTCCCCCATTCTGGTGGTCAGTCAGCGAGGTCAGATCAAACACGAAACCATCGCTCATTCTCCGGTTGGTTATGCTGTTGAAGCTGGTTTACTCTCCGAAAAAGAAGCGATCTCGCATGAAGATCGTCATCTGGTTTCCAACGTTGTGGGAGCCAAAGATATGTCGGTCGAGCTAGGCCCGTGGGTAAATTTAGCAGCCCGAGATACCGTCTTACTGGCATCTGACGGATTGTTCGATAACCTATTATCTGTAGAAATCGTTAATCGAATTCGATCTGGAAGTTTACGCAAGGGTGTTCTTGAGCTGGCGAACCTGGCTCTGGAACGAATGAGTGATCCTCAACCAAAGCTTCCTTCGAAACCAGATGACTTGACGATCCTTGCCTATCGACGGCTTCCTCCCAGGAAATTAAAAAAGCGGGAGGAATCGTAG